A window of the Vibrio pomeroyi genome harbors these coding sequences:
- a CDS encoding DNA polymerase II yields the protein MDIQQGFVLTRQARDFSGRTQIDLWLSTPQGPTLLTIQNEKPVFFVAQSDVPACQTIATKESIDCQFKPLDLATFEQTPLAACYTSLSRSSFGLAQAFHNEEIQTFESDIRLADRFLMERFIKGSVEFTGTAVQKNQHRRVSRAKCRAGNYLPSLSVVSLDIECSEKGVLYSIGLDSPMDSRVIMVGEPQQADTNIQWVANEKALLEAMIAWFSEFDPDIIIGWNVIDFDFRLLHKRSEWNEVKLTIGRDNQPSFFRSSAQNQQGFITIPGRVVLDGIDMLKTATYHFRSWSLESVSQELLGEGKDIHNVHDRMDEINRMFKFDKPSLAKYNLQDCVLVNRIFEHTHLLDFAIERSRLTGVELDRVGGSVAAFTNLYLPQIHRAGYVAPNLEPENWIASPGGYVMDSIPNLYDSVLVLDFKSLYPSIIRSFLIDPMGLIEGLKLELGPAEDQAVDGFRGGQFHRSKHFLPEMIENLWAARDVAKKNNEKAFSQAIKIIMNSFYGVLGSSGCRFFDTRLASSITMRGHEIMKQTKVLIEDKGYQVIYGDTDSTFVSLNGSYDQQQADEIGNELVAYINDWWTNHLKETYNLTSILELEYETHYRKFLMPTIRGSETGSKKRYAGLINQGDQEKIIFKGLESARTDWTPLAQQFQQTLYEMVFHDQDPTDYVRQFVDETSAGKHDDLLVYQKRLRRKLHEYQKNIPPQVRAARLADEINAQLGRPLQYQNKGRIEYLITLSGPEPKEYLKSGIDYQHYIDKQIKPVAEAILPFIGLDFERVSGQQLGLF from the coding sequence TTGGATATTCAGCAAGGCTTTGTACTCACTAGACAAGCAAGAGATTTTTCAGGGCGCACACAAATCGATTTGTGGTTAAGTACCCCTCAAGGCCCAACTCTGCTGACTATTCAAAATGAAAAGCCTGTATTTTTTGTCGCTCAATCTGATGTACCAGCATGTCAGACTATTGCGACCAAAGAATCGATAGACTGCCAATTTAAGCCTTTAGACCTCGCGACCTTCGAACAAACGCCTCTCGCGGCTTGTTACACATCGCTTTCAAGAAGCAGCTTTGGCTTAGCGCAAGCCTTCCATAACGAAGAAATTCAAACCTTTGAAAGCGATATTCGACTCGCTGACCGATTCTTGATGGAACGCTTTATCAAAGGAAGTGTTGAGTTCACAGGCACCGCGGTACAAAAGAATCAGCATCGCAGAGTATCAAGAGCGAAATGTCGCGCTGGAAACTACTTACCTAGCTTGTCGGTGGTCTCACTGGACATCGAGTGTTCCGAGAAAGGCGTGCTTTACTCCATTGGCTTAGACAGCCCAATGGATAGCCGAGTGATCATGGTCGGCGAACCGCAACAAGCAGACACCAACATCCAATGGGTTGCCAACGAAAAAGCTCTTCTAGAGGCGATGATTGCTTGGTTTTCCGAGTTTGACCCTGACATCATCATTGGTTGGAACGTCATTGATTTCGACTTTAGGCTGCTGCACAAACGTTCAGAATGGAACGAAGTGAAATTAACTATTGGTCGAGACAATCAACCCAGCTTCTTTCGCAGCTCTGCACAAAACCAGCAAGGCTTTATCACTATTCCAGGACGTGTTGTATTGGATGGTATCGACATGCTTAAAACGGCGACCTACCACTTCCGTTCATGGTCACTGGAGTCGGTATCGCAAGAGCTACTCGGCGAAGGCAAAGACATCCACAACGTTCATGACCGCATGGATGAGATCAACCGGATGTTTAAGTTCGATAAGCCTTCACTCGCCAAGTACAACCTTCAAGACTGTGTGTTGGTAAACCGAATCTTCGAACATACTCACCTACTCGATTTTGCGATTGAGCGTTCACGACTGACTGGTGTAGAGCTTGATCGTGTTGGCGGTTCTGTTGCTGCCTTTACTAATTTATACCTACCACAGATACACAGGGCGGGTTATGTCGCGCCTAACTTAGAGCCTGAGAATTGGATCGCTAGCCCCGGTGGCTACGTGATGGATTCAATCCCTAACCTTTACGACTCGGTTTTGGTTCTCGATTTTAAGAGCCTGTATCCATCAATCATTCGCTCATTTTTGATTGACCCTATGGGGCTAATCGAGGGTTTAAAGTTAGAACTTGGCCCAGCAGAAGATCAAGCGGTTGATGGTTTTCGAGGCGGTCAATTCCATCGCTCTAAGCACTTTCTACCCGAAATGATCGAGAACTTATGGGCTGCTCGTGATGTAGCAAAGAAGAACAACGAAAAGGCATTTTCTCAAGCCATTAAGATCATCATGAACTCTTTTTATGGTGTGTTAGGCTCGTCTGGTTGTCGCTTCTTTGATACTCGCCTAGCCTCATCGATCACCATGCGTGGTCATGAAATCATGAAGCAGACCAAGGTGCTTATCGAAGATAAAGGCTATCAAGTTATCTACGGAGACACCGATTCAACCTTCGTGTCTCTGAATGGCAGTTATGATCAACAACAAGCCGACGAGATCGGGAATGAACTTGTCGCTTACATTAACGATTGGTGGACGAATCATCTCAAAGAGACCTACAACCTAACCTCGATACTTGAATTGGAATATGAGACTCACTATCGCAAGTTTCTGATGCCAACCATTCGAGGTTCAGAAACAGGCTCGAAGAAGCGCTATGCAGGTTTAATCAATCAAGGCGACCAAGAGAAGATCATTTTCAAAGGGCTCGAAAGTGCACGAACAGACTGGACACCGCTGGCACAACAGTTCCAACAAACGCTATATGAGATGGTGTTTCATGACCAAGACCCAACCGACTACGTAAGACAGTTTGTTGATGAGACTTCAGCAGGTAAACACGATGATTTATTGGTTTATCAGAAGCGTCTGCGTCGTAAACTGCATGAGTACCAGAAGAACATTCCGCCACAAGTTCGCGCCGCAAGATTGGCCGACGAGATCAACGCTCAGCTCGGTCGTCCGCTTCAATACCAGAACAAAGGGCGTATTGAATATCTGATTACTCTGAGTGGCCCTGAGCCGAAAGAGTATTTAAAGAGTGGTATCGATTATCAGCATTACATCGACAAACAGATTAAACCGGTCGCAGAGGCTATTTTGCCCTTCATCGG